CCGTGCTCGATATCGTAAGTTCGCCCATCGCTTCTACCTCCATAATCGGGAAGCCCGCCGCGAGAATGACGGCAAGAATGAACCCCGTTGCGCAAAAACATGCGTCTATCATCCTTCTGTGCACCGGTTTACCTTTCCACCTGTCGTTGCATATATACGATAGTACTACATAAACCGGTTCGGCCCCAGCGGGAAAGACACTATCCTAGGGATTTTCCGGGGAAGGGGATTTGGCGTTTCGACCCGCACCGTCATCGTATACCAGCTCTATAACCGTTACCTCGGGGGGCGAGAGAAAGCGAATCGGCGGCCCCCACGTGCCCGTCCCACGGCTGACGTAGAGCAGGGAGCCATTCTCCTCGTTGAAAAAACCCGCATTGCGCGGGTAGTAGATCCTCGAGAGGAAGTTGAAGGGAAAGATCTGCCCCTTGTGTGTGTGCCCCGAGAGCTGCAGATCGAAAAGCCCGAGAGACCTCTCGTCGATAAGAGGCCTGTGCTTGAGCAGCAGCGTGAACCTGTCCCGGGGAAGACCGGAGAGAAGCTCGTGCTCGGCTGCCCCTCTGTTCTCGCCAAGGCGGCCTCCCGCGGGGTCGTCGACGCCGGCGATGATAACGTCTCCGGGGTTGTTGTGCGCCTCGCCCCGGAGAACCCGGAAACCGGCTTTTTCCATGAAGCCGATGGACTGGGAGACGCCGGCGTAGAACTCGTGATTCCCCGTCACGGCAAATTTCCCGTACCGGGGCTGGATGTCATTGAAGAAGTCCGCCAGCTCCCCGATATCGTACATCTGGCCGTCCACGAGATCCCCCGTTGCCACGAAGAGGTCTGGGGCCTCCTCCTTTACGATGCTCATGACCTGCCTGAGCCTCTTCTCTCTCTCCAGAAGCCCCAGGTGGAGGTCGGAGATCTGCACAACCCTCACGGTGCCGATATCTTTGGGAATCCTGTCGGTTGCTATCGTTACCCGCTCGACCCGTATGTTCTTTCCCTCGAAGTATCCGTAGATCCCCACGCCCAGGGAAAAGATGAGGGGGAGAAGAAAGGCAGCGCGCGGCCCCGGGGAAATACTCCCGAGGGAGTGGCCCGAAACTTTCCCGGCAAGGAAAAGGGCGACCCGGTAGAGGTCTACCACCAGTGACGCGGAAAAGTAGAGGAACAAAAGCCCCATCCAGGTGTACCCGATGTAGCCGATGACCCGGGCGAGCCCCCCGTGACCGGCTCTCTCGGCAATGCGCACGAAAACGGGGGCGGCAACCATGAGAAGCATGAACAGCGAAACGAGAATCGTCGACAGGGGCGAAAGGGGGAAGGCAGGC
This is a stretch of genomic DNA from Deltaproteobacteria bacterium. It encodes these proteins:
- a CDS encoding metallophosphoesterase encodes the protein MSLFLLTFFLVYGGVHVYSFLRARPAFPLSPLSTILVSLFMLLMVAAPVFVRIAERAGHGGLARVIGYIGYTWMGLLFLYFSASLVVDLYRVALFLAGKVSGHSLGSISPGPRAAFLLPLIFSLGVGIYGYFEGKNIRVERVTIATDRIPKDIGTVRVVQISDLHLGLLEREKRLRQVMSIVKEEAPDLFVATGDLVDGQMYDIGELADFFNDIQPRYGKFAVTGNHEFYAGVSQSIGFMEKAGFRVLRGEAHNNPGDVIIAGVDDPAGGRLGENRGAAEHELLSGLPRDRFTLLLKHRPLIDERSLGLFDLQLSGHTHKGQIFPFNFLSRIYYPRNAGFFNEENGSLLYVSRGTGTWGPPIRFLSPPEVTVIELVYDDGAGRNAKSPSPENP